From a single Arachis hypogaea cultivar Tifrunner chromosome 3, arahy.Tifrunner.gnm2.J5K5, whole genome shotgun sequence genomic region:
- the LOC112789083 gene encoding beta-galactosidase 13-like: MFSLKVFLVTFVSLIVSSLAKSNLSEVTYDGRSLFINGKRELFYSGSIHYTRSTPEMWPDLLDKAKRGGINVIQTYIFWNAHEPEKGQFKFDPTNYDVVRFLKLIQDRGMYVTLRVGPFIQAEWNHGGLPYWLREVPNIIFRSNNDPFKKYMQEYVTSVIVKMKEEKLFASQGGPIILSQIENEYNHIQLAYDEEGDNYVQWAARMAVGLDTGVPWIMCKQRDAPDPVINACNGRHCGDTFSGPNKPYKPQIWTENWTAQYRVFGDPPSQRSAEDIAFSIVRFFSKNGSLVNYYMYHGGTNFGRTSSAFSTTRYYDEAPLDEYGLQRDPKWGHLRDGHRAINLCKKVLLFGTSSVTKLTEFNEVITFEKGDGCVAFLTNNHTKVDTTINFKGTDYFLPPRSISILGDCKNVIYNTQLIASQHNSRNFKRSKLANNHKWEMYVEEIPTTLQLKPDKNAPAELYSMLKDMTDYAWFTTSVELGPEDFPKKDGTSPVIRILSLGHSLCAYVNGEYIGSGHGSHEEKAFEFQKPVKFRIGTNHISILGSTVGLPDSGAYMEHRYAGPKSITILGLNTGTIDVTHNGWGHQVGLQGEKLEIFTEAGSKKVQWSPATGPAPGLRWYKTHFTTPEGRDPVAIRMTGMGKGMVFINGNNIGRYWMSYLSPLGKPTQADYHIPRSFLNPRDNLLVVLEEEPGSPDQVVINTVDRNTICSFITENHPPNVNSWEVKGQKLKPIDDTPPEAGATLICPDRNKITAVEFASFGDPSGVCGEYVLGKCNAPNSKQIIEQECLGKDSCFVPLSKFNNAVDCKGVIKTLAVQVNCGSPSAAMR; this comes from the exons ATGTTTAGTCTCAAAGTGTTTTTAGTTACCTTTGTCTCCTTAATCGTTTCCTCACTGGCCAAAAGTAACTTGAGCGAAGTTACTTACGATGGAAGATCACTCTTTATCAATGGAAAACGAGAGCTTTTTTACTCCGGTTCCATTCATTATACACGAAGCACTCCCGAG ATGTGGCCGGACCTTCTTGATAAGGCGAAACGTGGAGGTATAAACGTGATTCAAACTTACATATTTTGGAATGCTCATGAGCCTGAGAAAGGCCAG TTCAAATTTGATCCTACTAACTATGATGTGGTGAGGTTTCTTAAGCTCATTCAAGACAGAGGAATGTATGTTACACTCAGGGTTGGACCTTTCATTCAAGCCGAATGGAATCACGG TGGACTTCCATATTGGCTAAGAGAAGTACCTAACATCATATTCCGATCTAACAATGATCCCTTTAAG AAATATATGCAAGAATATGTAACATCTGTGATAGTAAAGATGAAAGAAGAGAAGCTCTTTGCTTCCCAAGGAGGCCCCATAATATTGTCACAG ATTGAGAATGAGTACAACCACATTCAACTTGCTTATGATGAGGAGGGTGATAACTATGTCCAATGGGCTGCAAGAATGGCCGTTGGATTGGATACTGGAGTTCCGTGGATCATGTGCAAGCAAAGGGATGCTCCTGATCCAGTG ATCAATGCATGCAATGGAAGGCATTGTGGTGATACCTTCTCAGGACCAAACAAACCATACAAGCCACAAATCTGGACTGAAAACTGGACTGCTCA GTACAGAGTTTTTGGAGATCCACCATCACAAAGATCTGCAGAAGACATTGCCTTCTCAATTGTGCGCTTCTTCTCCAAGAATGGGTCCTTGGTCAACTACTATATG TACCATGGTGGAACAAATTTTGGTAGAACAAGTTCTGCATTTTCGACAACTCGATACTACGATGAAGCTCCTCTTGACGAGTATGGTCTACAAAGAGATCCAAAATGGGGTCACCTCAGGGATGGTCATAGGGCTATCAATCTCTGTAAAAAGGTTCTCCTCTTTGGTACTTCTTCTGTCACCAAGCTAACCGAATTTAATGAG GTTATAACGTTTGAGAAGGGTGATGGATGTGTTGCTTTTCTTACAAACAACCACACCAAAGTGGATACAACTATAAACTTCAAAGGAACAGACTACTTTTTGCCACCACGTTCCATAAGCATCCTTGGTGATTGCAAGAATGTCATCTACAACACTCAACTT ATTGCTTCACAACATAATTCAAGAAACTTCAAGAGGTCAAAGCTAGCAAACAATCATAAGTGGGAGATGTATGTTGAGGAGATTCCAACTACTTTGCAATTGAAACCAGATAAGAATGCACCTGCAGAGCTTTATAGCATGCTTAAGGACATGACTGATTATGCATGGTTCACCACAAG TGTTGAATTGGGACCAGAAGACTTCCCAAAGAAGGATGGAACATCCCCGGTTATTCGAATTCTGAGTCTCGGACATTCATTGTGTGCTTATGTAAATGGAGAATACATTG GATCTGGCCATGGATCACATGAAGAGAAGGCTTTTGAGTTCCAAAAACCAGTGAAGTTCAGGATTGGAACTAACCATATATCTATCTTGGGTAGCACAGTGGGACTCCCA GACAGTGGAGCATACATGGAACACCGGTATGCTGGACCAAAGTCTATTACTATCCTTGGTCTGAACACTGGAACAATTGATGTTACTCACAATGGTTGGGGTCATCAG GTTGGTCTTCAAGGTGAGAAGCTTGAAATTTTCACTGAGGCAGGATCAAAGAAGGTACAATGGAGTCCGGCAACGGGGCCAGCACCAGGTCTAAGGTGGTACAAG ACACATTTTACAACTCCTGAAGGAAGAGATCCTGTTGCCATAAGGATGACTGGCATGGGGAAAGGAATGGTTTTTATCAATGGCAACAACATTGGTCGTTACTGGATGAGCTACCTCTCGCCTCTGGGAAAGCCTACTCAGGCCGA TTACCACATCCCAAGATCTTTCCTGAATCCACGTGACAACCTGCTTGTTGTGTTGGAGGAGGAGCCAGGGTCCCCAGATCAGGTTGTGATCAATACTGTGGACAGGAACACAATCTGCAGTTTCATCACTGAAAATCATCCACCAAATGTGAACTCATGGGAGGTCAAGGGCCAGAAACTGAAGCCTATTGATGATACTCCTCCTGAAGCAGGAGCCACACTCATCTGTCCAGACCGAAACAAGATCACGGCCGTCGAGTTTGCAAGCTTCGGCGACCCTTCAGGCGTCTGTGGAGAATATGTTTTGGGAAAGTGCAATGCACCTAACTCCAAACAGATTATTGAGCAG GAATGCTTGGGAAAAGATTCATGTTTTGTTCCACTGTCAAAATTCAACAACGCAGTTGATTGCAAAGGTGTGATTAAGACACTTGCCGTCCAAGTTAACTGTGGCTCACCTTCAGCTGCCATGAGATGA